From Candidatus Neomarinimicrobiota bacterium, the proteins below share one genomic window:
- the fliF gene encoding flagellar M-ring protein FliF yields the protein MAEQFGNIFSGLSGVFWQMTARQKAELLMITILTITALVLVAWWAGQTEYEVLFYEMAASDVGSIVNKLKENDISYKIDQGGTRILVPTKMVQELRIDFAQQGFPESGLVGYEIFDQSNLGMSNFVQKINYRRALEGELARTLIHMTEIKNARVHIVIPEEKLFKEDKQSPSAAVILTLARSNSLSQSQIKGVARLIASSVEGLRSDQITIVDSHGNVLSKGEESGELLASTGNQLEIQMAVETELMKKSQAMLESVVGVNNSIVRVNVELDFESIQKTSESYDPDGQVIRSEQFTTTASTATDTSQSSKETSTTKYEINRTVETVMNSGGGIKRMTIAVLVNGKYVEYDDPDGGEKPVIKYEPRTPKEITNLTNIVKTAVGFDEERGDKIEVIGMQFENSGLLANLETSEDDGFQLDYMNLAKNAGMVLVALAALFILRSMSKKAGPIRMTSSGQSNYASLSAANVGTIALPNESDLPKLGESVLPEAMERTKIHNQIERYSKEKSSEATSLLRSWLMED from the coding sequence TTGGCTGAACAATTCGGAAACATATTTTCCGGTCTTTCGGGTGTCTTCTGGCAGATGACCGCTCGTCAAAAAGCGGAATTGCTGATGATAACGATCCTGACCATAACAGCCCTTGTGCTTGTGGCGTGGTGGGCTGGTCAAACGGAGTATGAGGTTCTATTCTATGAAATGGCAGCAAGCGATGTAGGCTCCATTGTAAACAAATTAAAAGAGAATGATATCAGCTATAAGATCGACCAGGGCGGAACCAGGATTCTTGTTCCTACCAAAATGGTTCAGGAATTAAGGATCGACTTTGCTCAACAAGGGTTCCCCGAGTCAGGTCTCGTAGGATACGAAATATTCGATCAGTCAAATTTAGGGATGTCAAATTTTGTCCAAAAAATAAATTACAGAAGAGCTCTTGAAGGTGAATTAGCCCGTACTCTGATTCATATGACCGAAATAAAAAATGCGAGAGTTCATATTGTTATACCCGAAGAAAAGTTGTTCAAAGAAGACAAACAATCCCCTTCGGCTGCGGTGATATTGACCTTAGCGCGTTCCAATAGCCTGTCGCAAAGTCAAATTAAAGGAGTAGCGCGACTTATCGCCAGCAGCGTTGAGGGGTTGCGGTCTGATCAAATAACGATAGTGGACTCACACGGCAACGTGCTTTCAAAAGGTGAAGAATCGGGTGAACTATTAGCGAGTACGGGAAATCAATTGGAAATCCAGATGGCTGTGGAGACAGAGCTGATGAAAAAATCACAAGCGATGTTAGAAAGCGTAGTAGGAGTCAATAATTCCATAGTCAGAGTGAATGTCGAGCTTGATTTCGAGAGCATCCAGAAGACAAGCGAATCGTACGATCCGGACGGGCAGGTGATCAGAAGCGAACAGTTCACGACTACGGCGTCAACCGCAACCGATACATCTCAATCGAGTAAAGAGACGAGTACGACAAAGTATGAAATAAATAGAACCGTCGAAACTGTGATGAATTCCGGAGGAGGAATAAAAAGGATGACTATTGCCGTACTCGTTAACGGCAAATATGTCGAATACGATGATCCCGATGGCGGAGAGAAACCAGTGATAAAGTATGAACCTCGCACCCCGAAAGAAATCACCAATCTGACGAATATAGTGAAGACCGCCGTAGGATTTGATGAGGAGAGAGGTGATAAAATCGAAGTTATCGGTATGCAATTTGAAAATTCAGGATTGCTCGCAAATCTTGAAACATCAGAGGACGATGGTTTCCAACTCGATTACATGAATCTCGCAAAAAACGCCGGCATGGTATTAGTCGCTTTGGCAGCTCTTTTCATACTGCGTTCGATGTCCAAAAAAGCGGGTCCAATAAGAATGACTTCATCCGGTCAGTCTAATTACGCTTCTTTGAGTGCAGCGAACGTTGGTACGATAGCTCTGCCCAATGAATCCGACCTACCGAAATTAGGGGAATCGGTGCTGCCCGAAGCTATGGAGCGGACGAAAATACATAATCAGATTGAGAGATATTCAAAAGAAAAATCTTCAGAAGCCACCAGTTTACTGAGAAGTTGGCTTATGGAGGATTGA
- a CDS encoding flagellar hook-length control protein FliK, with translation MKQSAQILKILDILSTSSKGLGVKKSSLNKKGEQEFESLLTDTDDKLYSVNSSGIILENPPSKAKNILNLPFSNTSPDNSEIIIGEAKISAQENLKVGVIKSTQKSDIISPQNGTRSKLNSLNFASNQMKNTEPIKVSKGKSNLVNSKRLILNKDSAKELIVGLQKDDKQKIVNDLKMKTKLSAGASKAVSNKEGSVVPIDSMKQVIAATGGMKAGEKNEEVVDVNPLIKSGKSSAIDRGHRTVIMDSSENTSSRIENGKVETSLQGNHTKSISKIKLSPVINLDKGVTPKTGNPGGTPVTDIGDGPPIEENENQAQSKSSISNHKLKSEGDVKGAKISVPDVVPVSEKAVKTVSSPGVQIDDGDEERAMSILNKKLYNPRHALSNFREDNALFIPGVRKSAISSLESLSAISINKQLSDFQSTGKRLNTKFRTKGKPLSKLGLKRKVSLKQSSLINQKVLRNSYLARNESPGSADGKSILINVENNSVTSLPVESEVREFSLPKLNTTFTKNGVSVTHTNLPESDPMKFSIKALNEELNKIQLRLSPKGLGNITIDIHQTGKSLYTKIYVESAEVMRILQDSLPELKENLSQQGLNLEEANISARRDEGHHQRSLMNGERFKEDRQDKNSGSAQPPETEVPLEVLGRNQVRATSPYSTVEYLV, from the coding sequence ATGAAACAGAGCGCTCAAATATTAAAAATATTGGATATCCTATCCACAAGCTCAAAAGGGTTGGGGGTGAAAAAGTCGTCCTTAAATAAAAAAGGGGAACAGGAATTTGAATCGCTGCTAACCGATACGGACGATAAACTCTATTCTGTAAATTCATCGGGTATCATCCTGGAGAATCCACCAAGTAAAGCAAAAAACATTCTGAACTTACCGTTTTCGAATACAAGTCCCGATAATTCTGAAATTATAATTGGAGAGGCAAAAATAAGCGCTCAGGAAAATCTGAAAGTTGGTGTTATAAAATCCACGCAAAAATCAGATATTATTTCGCCTCAGAACGGTACTCGATCAAAATTAAATTCTCTGAACTTTGCATCAAATCAGATGAAAAACACAGAACCGATCAAGGTTTCAAAAGGAAAGAGCAATTTAGTCAATAGCAAGCGCCTTATCCTGAATAAAGATTCCGCGAAAGAACTGATCGTTGGTTTACAAAAAGATGATAAGCAAAAAATTGTAAACGATTTAAAGATGAAGACAAAATTATCGGCCGGCGCATCAAAAGCAGTGAGCAACAAAGAGGGCTCTGTTGTGCCGATTGATTCGATGAAGCAAGTAATAGCGGCCACCGGGGGAATGAAAGCGGGCGAAAAGAACGAAGAGGTAGTTGATGTGAACCCGCTGATAAAGTCGGGAAAGAGCTCCGCAATAGATAGAGGGCATCGGACGGTTATTATGGACTCTTCTGAAAATACTTCTTCGCGCATTGAAAACGGGAAAGTTGAAACTTCGTTACAGGGGAATCACACCAAATCGATTTCCAAGATAAAATTATCTCCCGTAATTAACTTAGATAAAGGAGTGACCCCGAAAACAGGAAATCCCGGTGGTACTCCGGTAACCGATATCGGAGATGGTCCGCCCATCGAAGAAAATGAGAATCAGGCTCAGAGTAAATCATCTATATCGAATCATAAGTTAAAATCAGAGGGCGACGTCAAAGGGGCGAAAATTTCTGTCCCGGATGTTGTTCCCGTCTCAGAAAAAGCCGTTAAAACCGTTTCTTCGCCGGGAGTACAAATTGATGATGGGGATGAAGAAAGGGCGATGAGTATACTGAATAAGAAACTATATAACCCGCGTCATGCATTATCGAACTTCAGGGAAGATAATGCTTTGTTTATTCCGGGAGTGAGGAAGAGCGCTATAAGTTCTTTAGAATCCTTAAGTGCGATCTCAATCAACAAACAATTGAGTGACTTTCAGTCAACAGGAAAAAGATTAAACACTAAGTTCAGGACAAAAGGAAAGCCTTTAAGTAAATTAGGTTTAAAAAGAAAAGTTAGTCTTAAACAGAGTAGTCTAATAAACCAGAAGGTCCTCCGAAACAGCTATTTAGCTCGGAACGAATCGCCCGGTTCAGCTGATGGAAAATCTATATTGATTAACGTTGAAAATAATAGCGTTACATCTCTGCCGGTAGAATCAGAAGTGCGAGAATTTTCACTTCCCAAATTGAATACTACATTTACAAAAAACGGGGTTTCGGTTACTCATACGAATCTGCCCGAATCTGATCCGATGAAGTTTTCAATAAAAGCGTTAAATGAGGAATTGAATAAGATTCAGTTACGGTTGTCTCCAAAGGGGTTAGGAAACATTACTATCGATATACATCAAACTGGAAAATCCCTTTATACGAAAATTTATGTTGAGAGTGCAGAGGTGATGCGAATTCTTCAGGATTCGCTTCCGGAGTTAAAAGAAAATTTGTCACAACAGGGGTTGAATTTAGAAGAAGCGAATATTTCCGCAAGAAGAGACGAGGGGCATCATCAGCGTTCACTTATGAATGGGGAAAGATTCAAGGAGGATCGGCAGGATAAGAATTCCGGTTCAGCTCAACCCCCGGAGACGGAAGTTCCTCTTGA
- a CDS encoding FliI/YscN family ATPase gives MTAILDKYLDNLDTIQSQNFSGIVTNVVGLIIESKGPKAFVGEICNIVSEDGINKGKVEVIGFRNKFLILMSLGRINDIKLGDRVVGESEKFVIPVGRSLLGRILNGMGEPIDGLGPLHVEEMRPVHNSPPNPLDRKRITEQLYTGVRSIDVFNACGKGQRTGIFAGSGVGKSVILGMIARNTSADVNVIALIGERGREVKEFIENDLGSEGLKRSVVVTVTSDEAALLKIKAILTANTIAEYFRDERLDVMLLVDSLSRTATAQREIGLAVGELPTTKGYTPSVFSMLPKIVERAGCNSEGSITGFYTVLVEGDEMDDPVADAVRSYLDGHIVLSRKLALKNRFPAIDILQSMSRLMKDISSDDHKLLADDVRSNLAYYEEAEDLINIGAYTKGNDPKIDRAMDVIDNLTAFMIQKIDEKSDLESDLKSLAQILRPIELKTENISEEVQVQT, from the coding sequence ATGACAGCGATACTGGATAAGTACTTAGATAATCTTGATACGATTCAGTCTCAAAATTTTAGCGGAATTGTAACCAACGTTGTAGGGTTAATCATTGAATCGAAAGGACCGAAAGCTTTTGTAGGTGAGATATGCAATATAGTTTCAGAAGACGGTATAAATAAAGGGAAAGTCGAGGTAATCGGGTTCAGAAATAAATTTTTGATTTTAATGTCGTTAGGTAGAATAAATGACATCAAACTCGGTGACCGTGTGGTGGGAGAATCTGAAAAGTTTGTTATACCTGTCGGCAGATCATTGTTAGGCAGAATTTTAAACGGAATGGGTGAGCCAATCGACGGCTTAGGCCCACTCCATGTGGAAGAGATGAGACCTGTTCATAATTCTCCGCCAAATCCCTTGGACAGAAAGCGAATCACGGAACAATTATATACCGGCGTAAGGAGTATAGACGTTTTTAATGCCTGCGGAAAAGGTCAGCGAACAGGGATATTTGCAGGAAGTGGCGTAGGTAAGAGCGTGATCCTGGGGATGATAGCAAGAAATACGAGTGCTGATGTGAACGTTATCGCATTGATAGGCGAGAGAGGACGGGAAGTAAAAGAGTTTATCGAAAATGATCTGGGGTCGGAGGGGCTGAAGCGTTCTGTTGTAGTTACTGTAACCTCGGACGAAGCCGCACTTTTAAAGATAAAAGCTATTTTAACGGCCAATACGATAGCGGAATACTTCAGGGACGAAAGACTCGACGTAATGTTATTAGTAGATTCACTCAGCAGAACAGCGACTGCGCAGCGTGAAATAGGATTGGCGGTAGGGGAACTCCCAACTACAAAAGGCTATACCCCGTCTGTTTTCTCCATGCTGCCTAAGATAGTTGAAAGAGCCGGCTGCAATTCTGAAGGAAGCATCACGGGCTTTTATACTGTATTAGTTGAAGGGGATGAGATGGACGATCCGGTGGCAGACGCTGTTCGATCATACCTTGACGGACATATAGTGTTATCAAGGAAATTGGCTCTTAAAAACAGATTTCCCGCCATCGACATATTACAAAGCATGAGCAGGCTGATGAAAGACATTTCATCCGATGACCATAAGTTATTAGCGGATGACGTCAGGAGTAACCTGGCATATTATGAAGAAGCGGAGGATTTAATTAATATTGGAGCTTATACAAAGGGCAACGATCCAAAGATAGACCGCGCAATGGATGTGATCGATAATCTCACAGCATTTATGATTCAAAAAATCGATGAAAAATCCGACCTGGAATCTGATTTGAAATCGTTGGCACAGATATTGCGACCTATTGAATTAAAAACGGAAAATATAAGTGAAGAAGTTCAGGTTCAGACTTGA
- the fliE gene encoding flagellar hook-basal body complex protein FliE: MKSIDQIRHVIPGIKLPAKISHDQKTGSGISFSSFLGEVNAAQKAAGEKIIGVVSGEVEDLHDAMIAVEKAGLSFQILLEFRNKLMETYQEIMRMRF, encoded by the coding sequence ATGAAATCAATAGATCAAATAAGACACGTAATACCGGGAATAAAGCTTCCTGCAAAGATAAGTCATGATCAAAAAACCGGCAGCGGAATTTCATTTAGCAGCTTTCTCGGAGAGGTGAATGCGGCACAAAAAGCCGCCGGAGAAAAAATAATCGGCGTTGTGAGCGGAGAAGTCGAAGATCTGCATGATGCCATGATAGCCGTAGAAAAGGCTGGGCTGAGCTTTCAGATATTGTTGGAGTTTAGAAATAAGCTTATGGAAACATATCAAGAAATAATGCGAATGCGTTTTTAA
- the fliJ gene encoding flagellar export protein FliJ: MKKFRFRLEKVLQAKMIQERVKLKEVTKIENEIQKLRDALEAIRSRYRDTIQSIITQRLGNLSSIELKRTLAYKERLTSNESAQLLDIQSADKKMEEIKKELATANMERKAIENLKEKKKHAYKKNYLKSEQTINDDISVRNRGSVFPVQTVIEENIA, encoded by the coding sequence GTGAAGAAGTTCAGGTTCAGACTTGAAAAAGTGCTACAGGCGAAGATGATTCAAGAGAGAGTGAAATTGAAAGAAGTAACCAAAATAGAAAATGAAATTCAAAAGTTGAGAGACGCTCTCGAAGCTATCAGGAGTCGATATAGGGATACGATTCAATCGATCATAACTCAACGCCTCGGAAATTTATCAAGCATAGAATTGAAGCGCACTTTAGCTTACAAAGAACGATTGACATCAAATGAATCGGCTCAGCTGCTCGACATTCAAAGTGCTGATAAAAAAATGGAAGAGATCAAGAAAGAGTTAGCAACTGCTAATATGGAACGTAAAGCGATCGAGAATCTAAAAGAGAAAAAGAAGCACGCGTACAAAAAGAATTACCTTAAATCAGAACAGACTATAAACGACGATATTTCAGTGCGAAATAGAGGGTCAGTTTTTCCGGTTCAAACCGTTATAGAGGAAAATATTGCCTGA
- the fliG gene encoding flagellar motor switch protein FliG yields the protein MSNSGTSALNLSGLRKAAILLVAMGEEASSHIFKNLSDSEIELLTKEISILNNIQANVISNVTEEFYNMVLAQNYIAAGGPKYAKRILEKALDKEKAKEVLKKVQRSLEVKGFNILKDVDSNQLLAFIQKEHPQTIALVLTQIEIEQASSILADLPAELRKDVVHRFATMDTVPQDMVTEIEKILESRIDFGQGGHKLGGVKATAEILNMVGRSVEKNILEGLSKFDPELATEIKNLMFVFEDILILDDRSIQRVLKEIDSKELSLALKAVSDEVKEKILSNMSERASQMVIEEMDYLGPVRLREVEEAQQRIVESIRMLEDEGEIVILMASKGEELVV from the coding sequence ATTTCTAATTCAGGTACATCGGCGCTCAACCTTTCGGGCTTGAGAAAGGCAGCTATACTCTTAGTTGCTATGGGTGAAGAAGCTTCTTCACACATATTTAAAAATCTGAGCGATTCTGAAATAGAATTGCTCACGAAAGAGATATCTATTCTAAACAACATTCAGGCTAACGTAATCTCCAACGTAACTGAAGAATTTTATAACATGGTCTTGGCACAGAATTACATCGCCGCCGGTGGGCCAAAATACGCAAAAAGAATTCTCGAAAAGGCACTTGATAAAGAAAAGGCGAAAGAAGTTCTTAAGAAGGTCCAGAGATCTTTAGAAGTCAAAGGATTTAATATCCTGAAGGACGTTGATTCAAACCAGTTGTTGGCATTTATTCAAAAAGAACACCCTCAAACGATAGCTCTCGTACTCACACAGATCGAAATAGAACAGGCATCAAGTATATTAGCTGACCTGCCGGCGGAACTGAGGAAAGACGTTGTGCATAGGTTTGCTACAATGGATACAGTACCGCAGGATATGGTCACGGAGATCGAAAAAATACTTGAATCCCGGATTGATTTTGGCCAGGGAGGTCATAAGCTGGGCGGGGTTAAGGCTACAGCCGAGATATTGAATATGGTTGGCAGGTCTGTCGAGAAAAATATCCTTGAAGGGTTAAGCAAATTCGATCCGGAGCTAGCCACAGAGATAAAGAATTTGATGTTCGTCTTCGAGGATATTCTGATATTAGACGATAGGTCGATACAAAGAGTGTTGAAAGAAATCGACAGCAAAGAACTCTCACTCGCCCTCAAAGCTGTCAGCGATGAGGTGAAGGAAAAAATTCTTTCCAACATGTCCGAGAGAGCTTCTCAAATGGTGATTGAGGAGATGGACTATCTCGGTCCGGTAAGACTCAGGGAAGTCGAAGAGGCACAACAGAGAATTGTCGAATCGATTCGGATGCTTGAGGATGAAGGAGAGATCGTGATACTAATGGCTTCAAAGGGTGAAGAATTAGTTGTATAG